A window of the Gossypium hirsutum isolate 1008001.06 chromosome A03, Gossypium_hirsutum_v2.1, whole genome shotgun sequence genome harbors these coding sequences:
- the LOC107886330 gene encoding uncharacterized protein At4g17910 isoform X2, with product MDGVELSSKSLASCSQSAMMDLGVGSFVLMNAVTSRQARNIKSSMSWWKAAFKSATPLLLLGFARLASTLSLDYQVLVGEYGVNWNMEFNILALFSHQNELCFRNSNTLCVCVCVCFFMY from the exons ATGGATGGCGTGGAACTTAGCTCCAAAAGCCTGGCATCATGTTCACAAAGTGCCATG ATGGACCTTGGAGTTGGCTCCTTTGTGCTAATGAATGCAGTTACTTCACGGCAAGCACGAAACATCAAATCATCAAT GAGTTGGTGGAAGGCAGCCTTTAAATCTGCAACTCCGCTACTACTGTTAGGATTTGCTAGACTTGCTTCTACATTGAGTCTAGACTATCAG GTACTTGTGGGGGAATATGGAGTCAACTGGAATATGGAGTTCAACATTTTGGCATTATTTTCTCACCAGAATGAATTATGTTTTAGAAATTCTAATACTTTGTGTGTCTGTGTGTGTGtatgtttttttatgtattaa
- the LOC107886330 gene encoding uncharacterized protein At4g17910 isoform X1, with product MDATRGIMSGTMDRFKKVFEKKSNRKIMGMDLGVGSFVLMNAVTSRQARNIKSSMSWWKAAFKSATPLLLLGFARLASTLSLDYQVLVGEYGVNWNMEFNILALFSHQNELCFRNSNTLCVCVCVCFFMY from the exons ATGGATGCTACAAGGGGCATAATGTCTGGCACTATGGATCGGTTCAAGAAG GTGTTCGAGAAGAAGTCCAACAGGAAAATAATGGGG ATGGACCTTGGAGTTGGCTCCTTTGTGCTAATGAATGCAGTTACTTCACGGCAAGCACGAAACATCAAATCATCAAT GAGTTGGTGGAAGGCAGCCTTTAAATCTGCAACTCCGCTACTACTGTTAGGATTTGCTAGACTTGCTTCTACATTGAGTCTAGACTATCAG GTACTTGTGGGGGAATATGGAGTCAACTGGAATATGGAGTTCAACATTTTGGCATTATTTTCTCACCAGAATGAATTATGTTTTAGAAATTCTAATACTTTGTGTGTCTGTGTGTGTGtatgtttttttatgtattaa
- the LOC107886330 gene encoding protein ABSCISIC ACID-INSENSITIVE 5 isoform X3: protein MLEKRSRMQVLAADAPSGSGELLIMNDLPVYKRGRNKIQEAIEEAEQKKRKDEFKNRISAAKSRARSQEHTRFLEEKVEQLRNENALLKKLLSLEAAAAERLPEEREVMQGKKANSV from the exons ATGTTGGAGAAGAG GTCTCGAATGCAGGTTTTGGCTGCAGATGCACCATCAGGAAGTGGAGAGTTGCTCATAATGAATGATTTACCTGTTTACAAGAGAGGGAGGAACAAAATACAAGAAGCCATTGAAGAGGCTGAGCAAAAGAAGAGGAAGGATGAGTTCAAAAATAGAATTTCAGCTGCAAAATCTCGAGCCAGGTCTCAG GAGCATACAAGATTTCTGGAAGAAAAAGTGGAGCAATTGAGAAATGAGAATGCACTTTTAAAGAAATTACTTTCCCTG GAAGCTGCAGCAGCTGAGAGACTCCCAGAG GAAAGAGAAGTGATGCAAGGGAAAAAGGCAAACAGTGTTTAG
- the LOC107886330 gene encoding protein ABSCISIC ACID-INSENSITIVE 5 isoform X5: MQVLAADAPSGSGELLIMNDLPVYKRGRNKIQEAIEEAEQKKRKDEFKNRISAAKSRARSQEHTRFLEEKVEQLRNENALLKKLLSLEAAAAERLPEEREVMQGKKANSV, translated from the exons ATGCAGGTTTTGGCTGCAGATGCACCATCAGGAAGTGGAGAGTTGCTCATAATGAATGATTTACCTGTTTACAAGAGAGGGAGGAACAAAATACAAGAAGCCATTGAAGAGGCTGAGCAAAAGAAGAGGAAGGATGAGTTCAAAAATAGAATTTCAGCTGCAAAATCTCGAGCCAGGTCTCAG GAGCATACAAGATTTCTGGAAGAAAAAGTGGAGCAATTGAGAAATGAGAATGCACTTTTAAAGAAATTACTTTCCCTG GAAGCTGCAGCAGCTGAGAGACTCCCAGAG GAAAGAGAAGTGATGCAAGGGAAAAAGGCAAACAGTGTTTAG
- the LOC107886330 gene encoding protein ABSCISIC ACID-INSENSITIVE 5 isoform X6 has protein sequence MLEKRSRMQVLAADAPSGSGELLIMNDLPVYKRGRNKIQEAIEEAEQKKRKDEFKNRISAAKSRARSQEHTRFLEEKVEQLRNENALLKKLLSLVRDLMFLLGSCSS, from the exons ATGTTGGAGAAGAG GTCTCGAATGCAGGTTTTGGCTGCAGATGCACCATCAGGAAGTGGAGAGTTGCTCATAATGAATGATTTACCTGTTTACAAGAGAGGGAGGAACAAAATACAAGAAGCCATTGAAGAGGCTGAGCAAAAGAAGAGGAAGGATGAGTTCAAAAATAGAATTTCAGCTGCAAAATCTCGAGCCAGGTCTCAG GAGCATACAAGATTTCTGGAAGAAAAAGTGGAGCAATTGAGAAATGAGAATGCACTTTTAAAGAAATTACTTTCCCTGGTGAGAGACCTCATGTTTCTTCTTG GAAGCTGCAGCAGCTGA
- the LOC107886330 gene encoding uncharacterized protein At4g17910 isoform X4 — translation MDATRGIMSGTMDRFKKVFEKKSNRKIMGMDLGVGSFVLMNAVTSRQARNIKSSMSWWKAAFKSATPLLLLGFARLASTLSLDYQILVRQLSDSGLSKSKSSTLSKPFWYSFS, via the exons ATGGATGCTACAAGGGGCATAATGTCTGGCACTATGGATCGGTTCAAGAAG GTGTTCGAGAAGAAGTCCAACAGGAAAATAATGGGG ATGGACCTTGGAGTTGGCTCCTTTGTGCTAATGAATGCAGTTACTTCACGGCAAGCACGAAACATCAAATCATCAAT GAGTTGGTGGAAGGCAGCCTTTAAATCTGCAACTCCGCTACTACTGTTAGGATTTGCTAGACTTGCTTCTACATTGAGTCTAGACTATCAG attttggttcgtcagctatcggactcgggattgtcaaagtcgaagtcgtccacactatcaaagcccttttggtactcttttagttga